In the genome of Helicovermis profundi, the window CCTATCAACTGGCAATATTTAGAAACCAACTCAGAATGTTCTTTTTCTCTATGACTATTCTCATATAATTCATCAATAATAGAATCAAACATTTTATTCTTAATAAATGGACTTTCTATAAGCTTTTCTCTATACATATTATCTTCTACTCTTTTAAAGAAATCTGCATAATTTTCTTCTTCTGTCATAGTTCCAACTCCAAAAGAAACTGAAATATCAATATTTTCAAATTTTTCTCTTTCACATTCTTTTCTTATTCTTTTAATAATCTTCTCCGTATCACTGTAAGTAGTATTTGGAAGTAAAACAACAAATTCATCTCCTCCAAGCCTAGCTACCACTTCATTATGTCGCGAAACTTTTTTAAGTATTTTTGATACTTTAAGCAAATATAAATCGCCTTTTTCGTGTCCAAAAGCATCATTAACTAATTTAAGGCCATTAACATCAGCCATAATTAAAGAAAGTGGAAAAAACTCTTTTGAAATAAACTTAACGAGTTCACTTTCAAAGTATCTTCTATTAAATAGATCTGTAAGTTCATCATGAAAACTCATATATTTCATTTTTTTCTCTGACACTTTTCTTTCGCCTATATCTGTATATATACCAAATCCACCTATAATTTCACCATTTTCCATAATAGGTACACCTTTAATATTTACATTTTTAGGCATTTTATCTTTTGAATATCTTACGCCTTCTAAAACAACCTTTGTACCGCTCATTAGTTTGTCTGTAAGATCGTTTAAAGTTTCAAAATTCTCATAACAAATTGCCTTATCAACATTATCGTCCCTTAATTCATCTATAGAATAACCAAAGAGTTTATTAAAATTATCATTTATCTCTAGTACATTCCTATCTTTATCAATCATAACAATAGCATCATATGAGTTTTTAAATAGTGATTCAAAGGTAGATTTTTGTCTTCTAAGTTTAGTTTCATATAATACCTGTTTAGAAATATCTCTATATACACTATAACCACCTATTACTTTTCCATCCTTAACAATTGGTATACCCATAATTTCTAAGAAAAGTTCTTTTCCAGATTTCGAAAATCTTACACCTTTCCTAGACACATTATTGCCTTCAAGCATCTTCTTTGTAATAGCTTTTGAATGCTCTATAAATTCATCATTAGATACAACTAAATCAACTTCAAGACCTCGAATTTCATCAAGTTTATATTCAAATAGTTCAGTAAATGTATTGTTTATATCAAGTACTTTGTGTTTTGCATCAAATTTAATTATTGCATCTAAAGATCCTTTAAAAAGAGTTTCAAATTCATTTGAGACATCAGAAACTTTCATCACCATATTATTAAGGTGTTCTCTCATTAAATTAAAAGTTACAGCTAAACTTCCTATCTCACAGTTACCAATAAAACCTATTTCTGTATCCATATCTCCAGATGTTATTCTATTAGCTCCTATTTCCAATAATTTTATAGGTCTAACAATATTATCAGCAATATATTTTGATATAACAATAAAAATAAACATAATTATAACTCCATAAATTACAATAAAATTTCTGAATTTATTACTTATTTCATTATATGGAGTATTTGGAACACCAACATACCATATTCCTAATATATCACCTTTAGAATTTTTAATTGGCTTATATGCAGTTTGATTTATCGTTCCAACAACATCCGCTTTTCCTAGAAAAATTTCACCTTGTTTTACTACAGTATCATATACGATATCTGATACTTTTGTCCCTAACGCTCTATAACCGTTATCAAGTTTTACTGTCGTTGCTATTCTCTCATTATCTAAAAAAATAGTAACAGTATCTCCTGTTAATTTTGCTATTTTATCTACCATTTCAAAATTGTTATTAATTAATACATCACCTTTATATAATTTGTTGTTTTTTACATGCCAATTACCTTCTATTTTTTCATTAAGAAGTTCCTCGCCTAAAAGCAAGTCTGACATTAATTTTTCGTTTGATGATTTAATTAGATTATTATGAAAACTTACAACAGAATATGTACCAATTCCAAGTATCAAGAAAAGTGAAATTGAAATGCTAAGTAAGATTATTTTATTTTTAATTTTAATATTAATCACCCACTATTATTTAACTTATTATACTTATATCAAAATACAGGGTATTCAAACATATAATAAAAAAACATCAGCCTCCACATCAAGTATATTACCTACTTATATTATAGCATAATTGTAAACTAATTGTTATATTTCACAACACGTTTCTTAATAATAAACACCAGTTAACTATTGACTTTTTAGAGAACTAGTTTTATAATAATAAACAGTCGTAT includes:
- a CDS encoding HD domain-containing phosphohydrolase, which gives rise to MINIKIKNKIILLSISISLFLILGIGTYSVVSFHNNLIKSSNEKLMSDLLLGEELLNEKIEGNWHVKNNKLYKGDVLINNNFEMVDKIAKLTGDTVTIFLDNERIATTVKLDNGYRALGTKVSDIVYDTVVKQGEIFLGKADVVGTINQTAYKPIKNSKGDILGIWYVGVPNTPYNEISNKFRNFIVIYGVIIMFIFIVISKYIADNIVRPIKLLEIGANRITSGDMDTEIGFIGNCEIGSLAVTFNLMREHLNNMVMKVSDVSNEFETLFKGSLDAIIKFDAKHKVLDINNTFTELFEYKLDEIRGLEVDLVVSNDEFIEHSKAITKKMLEGNNVSRKGVRFSKSGKELFLEIMGIPIVKDGKVIGGYSVYRDISKQVLYETKLRRQKSTFESLFKNSYDAIVMIDKDRNVLEINDNFNKLFGYSIDELRDDNVDKAICYENFETLNDLTDKLMSGTKVVLEGVRYSKDKMPKNVNIKGVPIMENGEIIGGFGIYTDIGERKVSEKKMKYMSFHDELTDLFNRRYFESELVKFISKEFFPLSLIMADVNGLKLVNDAFGHEKGDLYLLKVSKILKKVSRHNEVVARLGGDEFVVLLPNTTYSDTEKIIKRIRKECEREKFENIDISVSFGVGTMTEEENYADFFKRVEDNMYREKLIESPFIKNKMFDSIIDELYENSHREKEHSELVSKYCQLIGKAIGLADRELEEVVLSGKLHDIGKIAIEESILNKQGRLSKSEHKKIRKHSEIGYRILNAINEMGEIPDYVLAHHEWWNGNGYPKKLKGEDIPIQSRIIAVADAFSAMIGYRVYRESLSKEDAIKELIKMSKVQFDPFIVNIFVEELKKENSELI